From Helicoverpa armigera isolate CAAS_96S chromosome 19, ASM3070526v1, whole genome shotgun sequence, one genomic window encodes:
- the LOC135118194 gene encoding odorant receptor 13a-like, with protein MSFRKFLFENEAVDGIKGPSDYLYIKILRFTLDVIRSWPRKELGEPESASFTVFMKYFYLVLTIATVVGSILYVVVHVTELSFLEAGLMYLIILMSFLDALTVMSLTFSEKYRVLAKDFLTQIHLFYYKDRSKAAMEIHKKVHLISHLFSLWLLFQMLSGLSLFNLTPMYSNLAAGKYRRGGLGNTTFEHSLYYLYPFNTSTDVIGYVVACILHWIISYLCSTWFCMFNLFISLMVFNLWGHFKILIITLEEFPRPKSIGTLQSAYKYSQEELIEVAERLKDCINYHREIKNFTNRMSDVFGPMLFVYYSFHQASGCLLLLECSQMTAQALMRYLPLTIILTQQLIQLSVIFELVGSESEKLKDAVYSVPWECMDTKNRKMVRFFLMNVQEPIHVKAMGIANVGVTTMAAILKTSMSYFTFLRSM; from the exons ATGAGCTTTAGAAAATTTCTTTTCGAAAATGAAGCTGTAGA tGGTATCAAAGGCCCTTCAGATTACCTCTACATAAAAATCCTGCGTTTCACACTTGACGTCATCAGATCTTGGCCTCGGAAGGAATTAGGGGAACCCGAAAGTGCTAGTTTCACAGTATTCATGAAATACTTCTACCTAGTTTTAACTATAGCTACAGTTGTAGGCTCAATCTTGTATGTAGTGGTTCATGTAACTGAATTATCTTTCTTGGAAGCTGggcttatgtatttgattattttgatgAGTTTTCTTGATGCG CTAACAGTGATGTCACTGACATTTTCTGAAAAGTACCGCGTATTGGCTAAAGATTTCCTTACTCAAATTCACTTGTTTTACTACAAAGATCGTTCCAAAGCTGCTATggaa ataCACAAAAAAGTTCACTTAATATCGCATCTCTTCTCTCTATGGCTCCTATTTCAAATGTTATCCGGCCTCAGTCTATTCAACCTCACTCCTATGTACAGTAACTTGGCTGCCGGAAAGTACCGGCGAGGGGGTTTAGGAAATACAACCTTTGAACACTCTCTTTATTACTTGTATCCTTTCAATACTTCTACTGATGTTATTGGATATGTTGTGGCTTGTATTTTACACTG GATTATATCATACTTATGTTCAACTTGGTTCTGCATGTTCAACCTATTCATATCTTTAATGGTTTTCAATCTTTGGGGTCatttcaaaatacttataaTTACTCTGGAAGAATTTCCGAGACCGAAATCTATTGGTACTTTACAAAGTGCTTATAAATATTCTCAAGAGGAATTGATCGAGGTTGCTGAAAGGTTGAAAGATTGTATTAATTACCATAGAgaaattaaaaa tttcacAAATAGAATGTCAGATGTGTTTGGGCCGATGTTATTCGTATATTACTCGTTTCACCAAGCAAGCGGATGCCTGTTACTTCTCGAATGTTCGCAGATG ACGGCTCAAGCTCTAATGCGGTATCTGCcattaacaataatattgacgCAGCAATTGATTCAGTTGTCAGTCATTTTCGAATTGGTTGGGAGTGAG AGTGAGAAGCTAAAAGATGCAGTTTATAGCGTGCCATGGGAGTGCATGGACACTAAAAACCGAAAAATGGTGCGGTTCTTCCTGATGAATGTACAAGAGCCAATCCATGTGAAGGCTATGGGAATTGCTAATGTTGGAGTCACTACTATGGCTGCG attttgaaaACATCCATGTCGTATTTCACCTTTCTACGCAGTATGTGA